Proteins encoded together in one Benincasa hispida cultivar B227 chromosome 1, ASM972705v1, whole genome shotgun sequence window:
- the LOC120070079 gene encoding uncharacterized protein LOC120070079 isoform X2, with protein MYALRPSFSVSSRLNPPSFLRIHPILYYFFSSSSSYSSSSSSSSSHTQSSASNAIVVQYLIDTFQLSPARAASIMRSRRGLQSTEKPQSVYKYLSDLGFSDAHIRSAIRLAPQIAFSSIEKTLKPKIEFFQNLGLVGSDLGDLNSSIVKVL; from the exons ATGTACGCTCTGAGACCATCATTCTCTGTTTCCTCTCGCCTTAATCCTCCTTCCTTCCTCCGAATTCATCCAATCCTGtattatttcttctcttcttcttcttcttattcttcttcttcttcttcttcttcttcccacaCCCAATCCTCTGCTTCAAATGCAATCGTCGTCCAATACCTCATCGATACCTTCCAACTCTCCCCTGCCAGAGCGGCGTCGATTATGAGGTCCCGTAGAGGCCTTCAATCAACGGAAAAGCCTCAATCCGTTTACAAATATCTTTCAGACCTTGGATTCTCCGATGCCCACATTCGATCGGCGATTCGACTCGCGCCGCAGATCGCGTTTTCCAGCATTGAGAAAACCCTGAAGCCAAAGATCGAGTTCTTCCAGAATCTTGGCTTGGTCGGCTCCGATTTGG GGGATTTGAATTCTTCCATCGTGAAGGTTTTGTAG
- the LOC120070079 gene encoding transcription termination factor MTERF2, chloroplastic-like isoform X1 has protein sequence MYALRPSFSVSSRLNPPSFLRIHPILYYFFSSSSSYSSSSSSSSSHTQSSASNAIVVQYLIDTFQLSPARAASIMRSRRGLQSTEKPQSVYKYLSDLGFSDAHIRSAIRLAPQIAFSSIEKTLKPKIEFFQNLGLVGSDLGKLMSRHSPLLTVSLEKKLMPSVEILKNILSKDKCNDDLLLFMRRYSNLLIRSTYKMLSTNINYLQSCGIVDSQFFMLLKRQSSRFGRSESGVKDIVSMVVETGLSTNTKMFIHGLHVISSVSNATLKKKVELICSFGITEKECMRMFTSTPFLLRTSIGKLKHGLEFFMNEAKVSKSDIVRKPTCLMHAMQRRVLPRHRVLQIVKSKRLTMDHPKLIPTLGMSDGDFLDRFVYRFPDNMKDLLVAFRGNSVGALQPKELATSRWGSK, from the coding sequence ATGTACGCTCTGAGACCATCATTCTCTGTTTCCTCTCGCCTTAATCCTCCTTCCTTCCTCCGAATTCATCCAATCCTGtattatttcttctcttcttcttcttcttattcttcttcttcttcttcttcttcttcccacaCCCAATCCTCTGCTTCAAATGCAATCGTCGTCCAATACCTCATCGATACCTTCCAACTCTCCCCTGCCAGAGCGGCGTCGATTATGAGGTCCCGTAGAGGCCTTCAATCAACGGAAAAGCCTCAATCCGTTTACAAATATCTTTCAGACCTTGGATTCTCCGATGCCCACATTCGATCGGCGATTCGACTCGCGCCGCAGATCGCGTTTTCCAGCATTGAGAAAACCCTGAAGCCAAAGATCGAGTTCTTCCAGAATCTTGGCTTGGTCGGCTCCGATTTGGGTAAGTTAATGTCAAGGCATTCTCCGCTTTTGACTGTTAGtttggaaaagaaattgatGCCCAGTGTTGAGATTCTTAAGAATATTTTATCTAAGGATAAGTGTAATGACGATCTCCTACTATTTATGCGGCGATATTCTAATCTGCTTATAAGATCCACATATAAAATGCTGTctacaaatatcaattatttaCAAAGTTGTGGGATTGTTGATTCTCAATTCTTTATGTTACTGAAGAGGCAATCTTCACGTTTTGGTAGGAGTGAATCTGGAGTTAAAGATATTGTTTCTATGGTTGTAGAAACTGGGTTATCTACcaatactaaaatgtttattCATGGACTTCATGTTATCAGTAGTGTAAGTAATGCGACCTTGAAGAAGAAAGTGGAGCTGATTTGTAGCTTTGGAATAACTGAGAAAGAATGTATGAGAATGTTTACTTCTACTCCTTTTTTGTTAAGGACCTCCATTGGTAAACTTAAGCATGGTCTAGAATTTTTCATGAATGAGGCCAAAGTTAGCAAATCAGATATTGTTCGTAAACCTACTTGTTTGATGCACGCAATGCAGAGGAGGGTGCTCCCTCGCCATAGAGTTCTACAGATTGTGAAGTCAAAGAGGCTAACGATGGATCACCCGAAATTGATCCCCACATTGGGGATGTCTGATGGCGATTTCTTGGATAGATTCGTGTATAGGTTTCCTGATAATATGAAAGATTTGTTGGTGGCCTTTAGAGGTAATTCTGTGGGTGCATTGCAGCCTAAGGAGTTAGCAACATCAAGATGGGGCTCGAAGTAG